From the Nonlabens marinus S1-08 genome, one window contains:
- a CDS encoding trypsin-like peptidase domain-containing protein: MNSILKTMGAAVLGGTIILGSYKIFIEDSPESQIQIGNTESFLPVTPVSYEENTSIAGVDFTEAAEKTVHAVVHVKNLTVSRGRPTMRDYMYGRVPQQQAIGTGSGVIITKDGYIVTNNHVIANSSALEVTLNDNRTYKATVVGTEPTSDIALIKIETDADLPFVAFGDSDQVKIGEWVLAVGNPFNLTSTVTAGIISAKGRDLDVRDSTPQSFIQTDAAVNPGNSGGALVNTRGELVGINTAIQSPTGSYTGYSFAVPSNNARKVIQDLMEFGFVQKGMLGISGGQINGKVATEMGLSSSEGIYVSEVVTDSGADMAGLRKGDIITDIDGVRMKSFADLTGYVGSKNPGDRVTARILRNGKERDLEIEITKNSTVTIPALEMDLRDLNSDEKEEFQVNDGVRIVGTQGNLARYDMTGYVLTKINDRSVKNVEDLRSLMQKVTPNESLIIELKNAKGETERLRLIAD; this comes from the coding sequence ATGAATTCAATACTTAAAACCATGGGTGCCGCAGTTTTAGGCGGTACCATTATATTGGGATCGTACAAAATCTTCATAGAAGATAGTCCTGAATCCCAAATCCAAATAGGCAACACTGAATCTTTTCTACCTGTAACTCCCGTGAGTTATGAGGAAAACACCTCTATAGCCGGTGTAGATTTTACTGAAGCTGCTGAAAAAACAGTCCATGCCGTTGTCCACGTAAAGAACCTAACGGTTTCTAGAGGCAGGCCTACCATGAGAGATTATATGTACGGTAGAGTCCCACAGCAACAAGCTATAGGTACTGGTAGCGGCGTTATAATAACTAAGGATGGATATATTGTCACCAATAATCACGTGATTGCTAATTCCTCTGCACTTGAAGTGACCTTGAACGACAATCGTACTTACAAGGCCACGGTGGTAGGTACAGAACCAACTTCTGATATTGCCCTAATAAAAATTGAAACTGATGCAGACTTGCCTTTTGTCGCCTTTGGCGATTCAGATCAAGTGAAGATTGGAGAATGGGTACTCGCCGTTGGGAACCCGTTCAATTTGACTAGCACTGTGACCGCAGGAATTATAAGTGCCAAAGGACGTGATCTCGATGTGCGAGATAGTACCCCACAAAGTTTTATTCAAACTGATGCTGCGGTAAACCCGGGAAACTCTGGTGGAGCCTTGGTCAATACTCGCGGTGAGTTGGTAGGTATCAATACTGCCATCCAGTCGCCTACTGGATCTTATACTGGTTATTCTTTTGCGGTACCTTCTAATAATGCCCGTAAAGTGATACAGGATTTGATGGAATTTGGCTTCGTACAAAAAGGAATGCTGGGAATTTCGGGAGGTCAAATTAATGGTAAAGTAGCTACAGAAATGGGCTTGAGCAGCAGTGAAGGTATTTATGTGAGCGAGGTTGTAACCGATAGTGGTGCTGATATGGCGGGATTGAGAAAAGGCGACATCATTACCGATATTGATGGCGTTCGTATGAAATCGTTTGCTGATTTGACTGGTTATGTAGGCAGTAAAAATCCAGGTGACCGTGTAACCGCTCGAATTTTGAGAAACGGTAAGGAGCGTGATTTAGAAATCGAAATCACTAAAAATTCTACTGTGACCATTCCTGCTTTAGAAATGGACTTGAGAGATTTAAATAGTGATGAAAAAGAAGAGTTTCAAGTCAACGATGGTGTCCGTATCGTTGGAACTCAAGGAAACCTTGCTAGGTATGATATGACTGGATATGTTCTTACTAAAATTAACGACAGGTCAGTAAAGAACGTGGAAGACCTTAGATCGCTGATGCAAAAAGTAACTCCTAATGAAAGTTTAATCATAGAGTTAAAAAATGCAAAAGGTGAAACAGAAAGATTACGATTGATCGCTGATTAA
- a CDS encoding GNAT family N-acetyltransferase has translation MILQTETCKLRAVDPEDLDYIYELENNPAIWDVGHTLTPYSKFTIREYLENAHRDIYEVKQLRMAICKKDDTIVGVVDLYDFDPYHKRAGVGIVIPQDFDRSKGFASAGLQMMIDYSFNRLRLHQLYAGIAADNLASRKLFEKLRFRESGTKTDWIATENGFKDETMYQLINE, from the coding sequence ATGATCCTACAAACTGAAACTTGTAAACTGCGTGCGGTGGATCCAGAGGATCTAGATTACATCTATGAGTTGGAGAATAATCCAGCGATATGGGATGTAGGACACACTTTAACGCCTTATTCCAAGTTTACTATTAGAGAATATCTGGAAAACGCGCACCGCGATATTTATGAAGTCAAGCAGTTGCGTATGGCGATTTGTAAGAAGGATGACACCATAGTAGGAGTGGTAGACCTTTATGATTTTGATCCTTATCACAAACGCGCTGGTGTGGGTATCGTGATACCTCAAGACTTTGATAGATCAAAAGGTTTTGCGAGTGCAGGTTTGCAAATGATGATTGACTACAGTTTTAATAGACTGCGGTTGCACCAATTGTATGCTGGTATCGCTGCTGATAATCTGGCGAGCAGAAAATTATTTGAGAAATTACGCTTTCGCGAAAGCGGAACAAAAACAGACTGGATTGCAACAGAAAATGGATTTAAGGACGAAACTATGTATCAACTGATCAATGAATAA
- the mltG gene encoding endolytic transglycosylase MltG: MNNFKKILLGVVLVGLVVMAVFAYRVYSTFFTPNTNFTTDTYEVLIPTGADYNQAFLIIADAVADRDEFHQTAVRKGYVKNVKSGRFLLKPGMSNNDIINTVRSKNIPLNIRFNNQERLENLAGRIALQIEADSASLIQAMRDSTFLKQNGFTQQNALTMYLPNQYEFYWNSSATTYRDRMLNAYKNFWNEARLAKAQKIGLSPQEITVLASIVHKETAKADERPKVAGVYMNRLKDGMKLDADPTVIYSKKLLEGDFDQVIKRVLYKDLELDSKYNTYKYSGLPPGPIVTADLNAIDAVLNFEKHDYYYFVADVQNFGYHKFAKNLAQHNANAAEYRKWIQQQNINR; the protein is encoded by the coding sequence ATGAATAATTTTAAAAAGATACTCCTAGGTGTGGTATTAGTAGGACTAGTAGTAATGGCAGTTTTTGCCTACCGTGTCTACAGCACTTTCTTTACTCCTAATACCAACTTCACCACAGACACTTATGAAGTGTTGATCCCGACAGGTGCTGATTACAATCAAGCTTTCTTAATTATTGCAGATGCCGTAGCAGATCGAGATGAATTTCATCAAACCGCCGTGCGTAAGGGGTATGTGAAAAATGTAAAGTCAGGCCGGTTTCTTTTGAAGCCAGGCATGTCGAATAACGATATTATCAATACGGTGCGCTCTAAAAATATACCGTTGAATATACGCTTCAACAATCAGGAGCGCTTAGAAAATCTTGCGGGACGCATAGCGTTACAAATTGAGGCAGACAGCGCCTCTTTGATTCAAGCGATGAGAGATTCAACGTTCTTGAAGCAGAATGGATTTACCCAACAAAATGCATTGACCATGTATTTGCCTAATCAATATGAGTTTTACTGGAACAGCAGCGCCACTACCTATAGAGACCGTATGTTGAACGCTTATAAGAACTTTTGGAATGAAGCTCGTCTAGCTAAGGCTCAAAAAATAGGATTGAGCCCTCAAGAAATTACTGTGCTGGCCTCAATAGTGCACAAGGAAACAGCAAAGGCAGATGAGCGCCCTAAGGTAGCTGGTGTTTATATGAATCGATTGAAAGACGGTATGAAACTAGACGCAGATCCTACTGTCATCTATTCTAAAAAACTATTGGAGGGTGATTTTGACCAAGTGATCAAACGTGTCCTATATAAAGATCTAGAACTTGACAGTAAATATAACACCTACAAATATTCAGGATTACCTCCAGGGCCTATAGTTACTGCAGATTTAAACGCGATCGATGCGGTTTTGAATTTTGAAAAACATGATTATTACTACTTCGTCGCAGATGTGCAAAACTTTGGTTATCACAAGTTTGCAAAAAACCTAGCTCAGCATAATGCCAATGCCGCAGAATATAGAAAATGGATTCAACAGCAGAATATCAACCGCTAG
- a CDS encoding Fpg/Nei family DNA glycosylase, which translates to MPELPEVHGYKVYIDSTSLHQKITQFDCRDQRLLKQPLADFEKHLLGKELSKTQRIGKYLFIVTTGDKILVLHFGMTGRPNYYKSEEERPKFGHIVLTFENGFHFAFENKRKFGWWDLIDSVEEFKKEHGLSDDARDLSFEDFKASLETRKTHIKKVLLDQRVAAGVGNWMADEILYQARMHPKKKVEEMNEADIKKVFDAMKKVIEVAIEKDAHYSDFPEDFLMHFREKGAKCHHTDCEIEKVKLGGRSTYFSPEWQQM; encoded by the coding sequence ATGCCTGAATTACCAGAAGTCCATGGTTACAAAGTTTACATCGATAGCACCAGCCTGCACCAAAAGATAACTCAGTTTGATTGTAGGGATCAGCGCTTGTTGAAACAACCCCTTGCCGATTTTGAAAAACATCTTTTGGGTAAGGAGCTTTCTAAAACTCAAAGAATAGGCAAATACCTATTTATAGTGACTACGGGCGATAAGATCTTGGTTTTGCATTTTGGGATGACCGGACGGCCTAATTATTACAAGTCAGAGGAAGAACGGCCTAAGTTTGGGCACATAGTTTTGACTTTTGAAAACGGATTCCATTTCGCTTTTGAAAACAAAAGGAAATTCGGCTGGTGGGATTTAATAGATTCGGTTGAAGAGTTTAAAAAAGAACATGGTTTAAGTGATGATGCGAGAGACTTAAGTTTTGAAGATTTTAAGGCGTCTCTAGAAACCCGTAAAACGCACATAAAAAAAGTTTTACTAGATCAACGCGTGGCTGCAGGCGTAGGAAACTGGATGGCTGATGAAATTTTATATCAGGCTAGAATGCATCCCAAAAAGAAAGTGGAAGAGATGAATGAGGCTGATATTAAAAAAGTGTTTGATGCCATGAAAAAGGTTATCGAGGTGGCCATTGAGAAGGATGCTCATTACAGCGATTTCCCTGAGGATTTCTTAATGCATTTTAGAGAAAAAGGAGCAAAGTGCCATCACACTGACTGCGAGATTGAAAAGGTAAAACTAGGCGGTAGGAGCACGTATTTTTCTCCAGAGTGGCAGCAGATGTAA
- the dapF gene encoding diaminopimelate epimerase → MNSITFYKYQGTGNDFIIIDDRQEEFSKKDTKLIQSFCDRKFGIGADGLILLQEHRLHNFKMVYFNADGNESSMCGNGGRCVVSFAQFLGLVNETATFEAIDGLHEARLFDNHIVSLQMKNVNSLQMFDGHVFMDTGSPHHVELTDNVDHVDVPTQGRYLRNELYGAAGANINFVQSQTASVFKVRTYERGVEDETLSCGTGVTAVALAMHKTGQTQSQEVTLETPGGSLKVSFEPTPQGYENIWLTGPAVQVFKGTIVL, encoded by the coding sequence ATGAATTCCATTACATTTTATAAATATCAAGGTACAGGCAACGATTTTATCATTATTGATGATCGTCAGGAAGAGTTCTCCAAAAAAGATACCAAACTTATCCAGAGCTTCTGCGACCGAAAATTTGGCATAGGTGCTGACGGCCTCATCCTCCTTCAAGAACATAGACTACACAATTTCAAAATGGTTTATTTCAATGCAGATGGAAATGAAAGCAGCATGTGCGGTAACGGCGGTCGTTGTGTGGTCAGTTTTGCTCAGTTTTTAGGGCTTGTAAATGAAACGGCTACATTTGAGGCGATTGATGGATTACATGAAGCTCGATTGTTTGATAATCATATAGTCAGTCTACAAATGAAAAATGTGAATTCATTACAAATGTTTGATGGACATGTGTTTATGGATACAGGATCTCCTCATCATGTAGAATTGACAGACAATGTCGATCATGTGGACGTACCTACTCAAGGGCGCTACTTGCGTAATGAATTGTACGGTGCTGCTGGAGCAAACATTAACTTTGTACAATCGCAAACCGCAAGTGTATTTAAGGTACGCACCTACGAGCGTGGGGTGGAAGATGAAACTTTAAGTTGTGGTACTGGAGTCACCGCGGTAGCACTTGCCATGCATAAAACAGGACAGACTCAATCACAAGAGGTAACATTAGAAACCCCAGGTGGAAGTTTGAAAGTGAGTTTTGAACCCACACCGCAAGGTTATGAGAATATTTGGCTTACCGGTCCTGCTGTACAAGTATTTAAAGGAACCATAGTCCTATGA